In Aquila chrysaetos chrysaetos chromosome 10, bAquChr1.4, whole genome shotgun sequence, the following proteins share a genomic window:
- the ALDH3A2 gene encoding aldehyde dehydrogenase family 3 member A2 isoform X1, with protein sequence MERMQEVVGRARAAFNSGRCRSLEFRMQQLKALERMVWEKEEEILAAIKADLHKSGHNAYSHEILGVLGELALAMDKLPSWAAPQPVKKNLLTMRDEAYVCLEPLGVVLIIGAWNYPFVLTMQPLIGAIAAGNAVVVKPSEISENTAQLVADLLPQYLDRELYPVVTGGVPETTELLTQRFDHILYTGNSTVGKIVMAAAAKHLTPVTLELGGKSPCYIDKDCDLAVACRRITWGKFMNCGQTCIAPDYIICDPSIQSKVVENIKATLQEFYGEDVKSSPDYERIVNKRHFKRILGLLEGQKVAHGGEADEASCFIAPTILTDVSPESKVMEEEIFGPVLPILTMKSVDEAIEFINRREKPLALYVFSNNKKLIKRVISETSSGGVTGNDVIMHFFLSTLPFGGVGNSGMGAYHGKHSFETFSHRRACLIKDLKMEGTNKLRYPPSSQKKVDWAKFFLLKRFNKGRVGLVILALLGIVAAVVIKNHQSVLKRKALLVVLAVQRLGWLSVW encoded by the exons ATGGAGAGGATGCAGGAGGTCGTTGGGCGGGCGAGAGCCGCCTTCAACTCGGGCCGGTGCCGCTCGCTGGAGTTCAggatgcagcagctgaaggccCTGGAGCGGATGgtgtgggagaaggaggaggagatccTGGCAGCCATCAAGGCAGATCTGCACAAG AGTGGACACAACGCGTACAGCCATGAGATCCTGGGCGTTCTCGGGGAGCTGGCCCTGGCCATGGACAAGCTGCCATCCTGGGCAGCCCCTCAGCCTGTGAAGAAGAACCTGCTGACGATGCGGGACGAGGCCTACGTCTGCCTCGAGCCGCTGGGGGTGGTGCTGATCATCGGGGCCTGGAACTACCCCTTTGTCCTGACCATGCAGCCTTTGATCGGGGCCATCGCAGCAG GCAATGCCGTGGTGGTGAAGCCGTCGGAGATCAGCGAGAACACGGCTCAGCTGGTGGCTGATCTCCTCCCCCAGTACCTGGACCGG GAGCTGTATCCTGTGGTCACTGGAGGAGTACCCGAGACAACAGAGCTGCTGACGCAGAGATTCGATCACATCCTGTATACCGGCAACTCTACAGTGGGCAAAATCGTGATGGCAGCAGCCGCCAAGCACCTGACGCCCGTCACCCTGGAGCTGGGTGGGAAGAGCCCCTGCTACATTGACAAGGACTGTGACCTGGCTGTTGCCTGCAG GCGGATAACGTGGGGGAAGTTCATGAACTGTGGGCAGACCTGCATCGCCCCAGACTACATTATCTGTGACCCGTCCATCCAGAGCAAGGTGGTGGAGAACATCAAGGCGACTCTGCAG GAGTTCTATGGGGAAGACGTGAAGTCATCTCCGGATTACGAAAGGATCGTCAACAAGCGTCACTTCAAGAGGATCCTGGGCCTGTTGGAAGGGCAGAAGGTTGCTCACGGGGGAGAAGCCGATGAGGCCTCCTGCTTCATAG CACCGACTATCCTCACCGATGTTTCTCCGGAGTCAAAGGTGATGGAGGAGGAAATCTTTGGACCAGTCCTTCCCATTCTGACCATGAAGAGCGTAGACGAAGCCATTGAGTTCATCAACCGTCGGGAGAAGCCCCTTGCCCTGTATGTCTTCTCCAACAACAAGAAG TTAATCAAAAGAGTCATCTCAGAAACCTCCAGTGGTGGTGTGACTGGAAATGATGTCATCatgcatttcttcctctcaACCTTACCCTTTGGTGGTGTTG GTAACAGCGGGATGGGCGCCTACCACGGCAAGCACAGCTTTGAGACCTTCTCCCACCGCCGTGCCTGCTTGATCAAGGACCTGAAGATGGAGGGTACGAACAAACTCCGGTACCCACCTAGCAGCCAGAAGAAGGTGGACTGGGCCAAGTTTTTCCTCTTGAAGCGATTCAACAAGGGCCGAGTGGGATTGGTCATCTTGGCCCTGCTGGGGATTGTGGCAGCGGTGGTGATAAAG AATCACCAGTCTGTGCTGAAGAGAAAAGCTCTCTTGGTTGTGCTGGCTGTTCAGAGGCTGGGCTGGCTGAGTGTGTGGTAA
- the ALDH3A2 gene encoding aldehyde dehydrogenase family 3 member A2 isoform X2, with protein MERMQEVVGRARAAFNSGRCRSLEFRMQQLKALERMVWEKEEEILAAIKADLHKSGHNAYSHEILGVLGELALAMDKLPSWAAPQPVKKNLLTMRDEAYVCLEPLGVVLIIGAWNYPFVLTMQPLIGAIAAGNAVVVKPSEISENTAQLVADLLPQYLDRELYPVVTGGVPETTELLTQRFDHILYTGNSTVGKIVMAAAAKHLTPVTLELGGKSPCYIDKDCDLAVACRRITWGKFMNCGQTCIAPDYIICDPSIQSKVVENIKATLQEFYGEDVKSSPDYERIVNKRHFKRILGLLEGQKVAHGGEADEASCFIAPTILTDVSPESKVMEEEIFGPVLPILTMKSVDEAIEFINRREKPLALYVFSNNKKLIKRVISETSSGGVTGNDVIMHFFLSTLPFGGVGNSGMGAYHGKHSFETFSHRRACLIKDLKMEGTNKLRYPPSSQKKVDWAKFFLLKRFNKGRVGLVILALLGIVAAVVIKMVYC; from the exons ATGGAGAGGATGCAGGAGGTCGTTGGGCGGGCGAGAGCCGCCTTCAACTCGGGCCGGTGCCGCTCGCTGGAGTTCAggatgcagcagctgaaggccCTGGAGCGGATGgtgtgggagaaggaggaggagatccTGGCAGCCATCAAGGCAGATCTGCACAAG AGTGGACACAACGCGTACAGCCATGAGATCCTGGGCGTTCTCGGGGAGCTGGCCCTGGCCATGGACAAGCTGCCATCCTGGGCAGCCCCTCAGCCTGTGAAGAAGAACCTGCTGACGATGCGGGACGAGGCCTACGTCTGCCTCGAGCCGCTGGGGGTGGTGCTGATCATCGGGGCCTGGAACTACCCCTTTGTCCTGACCATGCAGCCTTTGATCGGGGCCATCGCAGCAG GCAATGCCGTGGTGGTGAAGCCGTCGGAGATCAGCGAGAACACGGCTCAGCTGGTGGCTGATCTCCTCCCCCAGTACCTGGACCGG GAGCTGTATCCTGTGGTCACTGGAGGAGTACCCGAGACAACAGAGCTGCTGACGCAGAGATTCGATCACATCCTGTATACCGGCAACTCTACAGTGGGCAAAATCGTGATGGCAGCAGCCGCCAAGCACCTGACGCCCGTCACCCTGGAGCTGGGTGGGAAGAGCCCCTGCTACATTGACAAGGACTGTGACCTGGCTGTTGCCTGCAG GCGGATAACGTGGGGGAAGTTCATGAACTGTGGGCAGACCTGCATCGCCCCAGACTACATTATCTGTGACCCGTCCATCCAGAGCAAGGTGGTGGAGAACATCAAGGCGACTCTGCAG GAGTTCTATGGGGAAGACGTGAAGTCATCTCCGGATTACGAAAGGATCGTCAACAAGCGTCACTTCAAGAGGATCCTGGGCCTGTTGGAAGGGCAGAAGGTTGCTCACGGGGGAGAAGCCGATGAGGCCTCCTGCTTCATAG CACCGACTATCCTCACCGATGTTTCTCCGGAGTCAAAGGTGATGGAGGAGGAAATCTTTGGACCAGTCCTTCCCATTCTGACCATGAAGAGCGTAGACGAAGCCATTGAGTTCATCAACCGTCGGGAGAAGCCCCTTGCCCTGTATGTCTTCTCCAACAACAAGAAG TTAATCAAAAGAGTCATCTCAGAAACCTCCAGTGGTGGTGTGACTGGAAATGATGTCATCatgcatttcttcctctcaACCTTACCCTTTGGTGGTGTTG GTAACAGCGGGATGGGCGCCTACCACGGCAAGCACAGCTTTGAGACCTTCTCCCACCGCCGTGCCTGCTTGATCAAGGACCTGAAGATGGAGGGTACGAACAAACTCCGGTACCCACCTAGCAGCCAGAAGAAGGTGGACTGGGCCAAGTTTTTCCTCTTGAAGCGATTCAACAAGGGCCGAGTGGGATTGGTCATCTTGGCCCTGCTGGGGATTGTGGCAGCGGTGGTGATAAAG ATGGTTTACTGCTGA